From the genome of Papaver somniferum cultivar HN1 chromosome 2, ASM357369v1, whole genome shotgun sequence, one region includes:
- the LOC113346911 gene encoding UPF0481 protein At3g47200-like — protein MDSRNLKQETTTIVGDHGRIAEMGNSSDALVSLISEKMESVSPSLCIYVVPEILRKGNENSFEPVLVSIGPFHHDKQGLEAMEKHKWRYLRALLTRKPNLESVLDDCVKAMKQLEQRARKCYQEPTNMSSNEFVEMMIVDGCFTIELFLTYSRKELRQRREPIFANSWMLFSVRIIIPGDDDDILHEKFSREGNHLLDLVGNTYLPSYPKVLPKQNSEMYRNVNPAEKLMHSGIKFKRATDGISLLNIKFVNGVLKIPPLRIHNYTNNLLRNLVALELCSMNSTMYVTSYVFFMDGLIQSPNDVQVLRQHRIITNCLGNDEMVPEFFKKLVCDQNIVGKDNFYAGLCEQVNAYNRRTTNKWFNLL, from the exons ATGGATTCTAGAAACCTGaaacaagaaacaacaacaatagtGGGAGATCATGGAAGAATAGCTGAGATGGGAAATTCAAGTGATGCCTTGGTTTCACTTATCAGTGAAAAGATGGAATCAGTTTCTCCCTCACTTTGTATCTACGTAGTCCCTGAAATTCTACGGAAGGGTAACGAGAACTCATTCGAGCCTGTTCTAGTCTCAATTGGTCCATTTCACCACGACAAACAAGGGCTTGAAGCAATGGAAAAACATAAATGGCGATACTTACGTGCTCTTCTCACCCGAAAACCAAACCTGGAGTCAGTCCTTGACGATTGTGTCAAAGCAATGAAGCAGTTGGAACAAAGAGCCCGGAAGTGCTACCAAGAACCAACCAATATGAGTAGTAATGAATTCGTCGAGATGATGATTGTTGATGGTTGCTTCACTATTGAACTCTTTCTTACTTACAGTAGAAAGGAATTAAGGCAAAGAAGGGAACCCATATTTGCCAATAGCTGGATGCTTTTCAGTGTAAG AATTATAATCCCGGGAGACGATGATGACATTCTTCATGAGAAGTTTTCCAGAGAAGGAAACCATTTACTTGATTTAGTTGGCAACACTTACCTCCCCTCATATCCAAAAGTGTTACCAAAACAAAACAGTGAAATGTATAGAAATGTAAATCCTGCAGAGAAGCTTATGCATTCAGGAATCAAGTTCAAGAGAGCGACGGATGGCATTagcttgttaaacataaaattcgTGAACGGAGTTCTGAAAATCCCGCCTCTGAGGATTCATAACTACACAAATAATCTCTTACGCAACCTCGTCGCCTTGGAACTTTGTTCTATGAACTCTACAATGTATGTTACATCTTATGTGTTCTTCATGGATGGTCTCATTCAATCTCCAAACGACGTACAAGTACTTCGACAGCACAGAATTATAACAAATTGTTTAGGAAACGATGAAATGGTCCCGGAATTCTTCAAGAAATTAGTATGCGATCAAAATATCGTCGGCAAGGACAATTTCTACGCTGGCCTTTGCGAACAAGTGAATGCATATAATAGAAGAACTACTAATAAGTGGTTcaacctcctctag
- the LOC113346914 gene encoding universal stress protein PHOS32-like, with the protein MASERRIGVAVDFSGCSKKALKWAIDNVVRSGDHLILLNIQPEGYYEGGEMQLWETTGSPLIPLSEFSDAVIMKKYGVKPDAETLEILNCAASQKEIVVVAKIFWGDPREKLCSAVDNIPLSCIIIGNRGLGKLKRAILGSVSNYVVSNASCPVTVVKQGETSA; encoded by the exons ATGGCAAGTGAGAGAAGAATTGGTGTTGCAGTTGATTTCTCAGGATGTAGTAAGAAAGCTCTGAAATGGGCAATTGACAACGTTGTTCGTAGTGGTGATCACCTTATCCTTCTTAATATCCAACCTGAAGGTTACTATGAAGGTGGTGAAATGCAACTCTGGGAAACCACCGGTTCTC CTTTGATTCCATTGAGTGAGTTCTCAGATGCTGTAATCATGAAGAAGTATGGGGTGAAACCTGATGCTGAAACCTTGGAGATTCTTAACTGTGCTGCTAGCCAGAAAGAG ATTGTGGTGGTTGCAAAGATCTTTTGGGGGGACCCACGTGAGAAGTTATGCTCAGCAGTTGATAACATTCCTCTCAGTTGTATCATCATTGGGAATAGAGGACTCGGGAAGCTCAAGAG GGCTATCTTGGGCAGTGTTAGTAACTATGTGGTGAGTAATGCATCTTGTCCCGTCACCGTGGTGAAGCAAGGTGAAACTTCAGCCTAG